Within Nitrospirota bacterium, the genomic segment ATCCAAAAGCACTGCAGGAAATATTCGCCAGGGACGACCGGCTTATCCGTCTTCCCTCAAAGGGCCGGGCGGTATTCGTCGGGGATACCCACGGGGATCTGGATGCTACAGAGACGGTTTTCAAGCTTTTTTTTGAGCCCGGGAACATACTGATTTTTCTGGGAGATTATGTAGACAGGGGCGAAGAATCGAGGGAAAACATGGAGTTCCTGTTGCAGAAGAAGTCAGATGCCCCGGACCGGGTGTTTCTTCTCGCAGGCAATCATGAGGGGTATTGCTCGCTTCCGTTCAGCCCGGCTGATTTCTGGGAAAGCCTCTCGCCGGAAGAATTCCGCTACTATTCATCTATCTGTCGTTTCCTGCCTTTTGCCGCGGTCAGCAGCAATGGCCTTCTGGCCGTGCATGGGGCACCGCCCGATGTAAGTGACGCAGAGAAGATCAATACCATCCAGATGTGCAGTGAGCAATGGCAGCAGCTCACGTGGGGAGATTTCATGGAAGAGCAGGGAGAATTTATTGGTTCCCGGGGCGGACGTCCTGTATTCGGAGAGGACTACTTTTCACGGACGATGAAGCAGCTGGGAGCACGTGTGCTCATCAGATCCCATCAACCGCAGATCAGGCCGGTTATTTTCGGCAAACGGTGTCTGACGCTAATGACTTCATATTACTATACTTTCAGCCGGCATATCGCTATTGCAGACCTGGAAAAGACATATATCAATTCAGTCGATGACCTGGATCGCACAGAGATTTGACGGGTTTGCGTTTTCAGAAACAGACGCATTCCTCTACATGACAACCACATGGAATAATTACCATTCAGGAAGGTGAGGGAGACATGAATAATACTGAGGAAATACTCGTTGCAAGAGGAAAACAGGATCTTGCGGTGCATTCTCAAATGGCCAACCGCCACGGCCTTATTGCCGGCGCTACCGGTACCGGAAAAACAGTCACACTCCGTGTCATGGCAGAGCAATTCAGCCGGGCGGGTGTGCCGGTTTTCATGGCTGATGTAAAAGGAGATCTCTCCGGACTTGCCAGACCTGGCGGTGACCATCCCAAGGTAAAGGAACGGGTGCGGCAGCTGGCTCCCGATGATTTCTCATATGAAGGGTATCCGGTAATATTCTGGGACGTATTCGGGGTGCAGGGACATCCTCTCCGCACAACGGTATCTGAGATGGGGCCGCTTCTTCTGGGCCGCATACTCAATCTGAACGATATCCAGAGCGGTGTGCTTGGCCTGATATTCAGGATTGCTGACAATAACGGGCTTCTGCTGCTCGATCTGAAGGATCTCCGGGCAATGGCACAGTTTGCGGGTGAGAATGCGCGTCAATTTACCACGGAATACGGGAACATCTCTGCTGCAAGTATCGGGGCAATCCAGCGGAACCTTCTTCTGCTTGAAGAACAGGGCGGAAATGCATTATTCGGGGAACCGGCGCTTAATCTCCACGACTTGCTGCAGACTGACAGCAGTGGAAAGGGAATGATCAGCATCATGTCAGCCGAAAGACTTATTCAGGCTCCAAAAGTGTATGCAACTTTCCTTCTGTGGATTCTTTCAGAACTGTTTGAACAGCTGCCGGAGGTGGGAGACCCTGTCAAGCCGAAATTTGTGTTTTTCTTTGATGAGGCGCATTTGCTCTTTGATGATACCCCTAATGCGCTGAAAGAAAAGATTGAGCAGGTAGTACGTCTCATACGCTCAAAAGGGATAGGCGTGTATTTCGTCACACAGAATCCCCTCGATCTGCCTGATACGGTTCTCGGCCAGCTTGGCAACAGAGTTCAGCATGCGCTCAGGGCTTTTACCCCGAAGGATCAGAAAGCGGTCAGAGCAGCAGCGGAGACGTTACGTGCAAACCCTGCGCTTGATGCTGCACAGGTGATCACTGAACTCGGGGTCGGAGAAGCACTGGTATCATTTCTGGATGTAAAGGGATCTCCCGCTATTGTGGAAAGAGCCCTGATCTTTCCTCCTCAGAGCCGTCTCACTCCGCTTGATGCGCAGGAACGCGCTGATCTGGTCCGGCAATCGTTGCTCGCCGGGCATTATGAGCGATTGGTTGACAGGGAGTCTGCCTATGAAAAGCTGAAAGAGAGGGCCGAGCAGGAGGTGCTTCAGCAGCAGACAAAGC encodes:
- a CDS encoding metallophosphoesterase family protein: MKDPKALQEIFARDDRLIRLPSKGRAVFVGDTHGDLDATETVFKLFFEPGNILIFLGDYVDRGEESRENMEFLLQKKSDAPDRVFLLAGNHEGYCSLPFSPADFWESLSPEEFRYYSSICRFLPFAAVSSNGLLAVHGAPPDVSDAEKINTIQMCSEQWQQLTWGDFMEEQGEFIGSRGGRPVFGEDYFSRTMKQLGARVLIRSHQPQIRPVIFGKRCLTLMTSYYYTFSRHIAIADLEKTYINSVDDLDRTEI
- a CDS encoding helicase HerA-like domain-containing protein; translated protein: MNNTEEILVARGKQDLAVHSQMANRHGLIAGATGTGKTVTLRVMAEQFSRAGVPVFMADVKGDLSGLARPGGDHPKVKERVRQLAPDDFSYEGYPVIFWDVFGVQGHPLRTTVSEMGPLLLGRILNLNDIQSGVLGLIFRIADNNGLLLLDLKDLRAMAQFAGENARQFTTEYGNISAASIGAIQRNLLLLEEQGGNALFGEPALNLHDLLQTDSSGKGMISIMSAERLIQAPKVYATFLLWILSELFEQLPEVGDPVKPKFVFFFDEAHLLFDDTPNALKEKIEQVVRLIRSKGIGVYFVTQNPLDLPDTVLGQLGNRVQHALRAFTPKDQKAVRAAAETLRANPALDAAQVITELGVGEALVSFLDVKGSPAIVERALIFPPQSRLTPLDAQERADLVRQSLLAGHYERLVDRESAYEKLKERAEQEVLQQQTKPADGKAAPKTQGRTLFEALAKSAAHAIGSQIGRQIIRGVLGSILGGRKR